TACTTGTTGGAACAGGGGTTTGGAGTTAAAAAAGGTAGATTCTTCGGGGGATTGCCAAGGATAAAAGGCGATCGCATTGATATTATTTTTTAACCCCAGCAGCATTAAATAAATCGGGCGATCGCTCTGATTTTGCAATCGGTACTGCATCCGACTACCAATGGGTACAATAGGATTACTCAGGGCTGTCAGCAGTGATTTATTTTGCAGGTGTTCGGCGCTGAGAGTTCGTGTTGTTTCGCGTTGCATGACGACGCGAGATGATAAATTATTCACGATCTCCAAAGTGGCTTTAACTGGTAAGCGGGAAGAACCTTCATTTTCTGTGAGTCGCCATAACTTTGCTGCTAACAGAGTTGGTAATTTCCCCATTAACCTTTGCACTACCAATTTCACAGCTTCCCCAGATTCCCCAGAGGTGTTGGGGATGAGTTTGCCTCCGGGAGTGAATAAACCATAGCGGCTGGGAGTTTCTGAGAGTTTACCAAATACACAATCGGCTGGTTGTTCTCCGGCGACTACAGTAGAAACATGGTTAATGGCCGCGAAAGCACTTGTCGCATCTACGCGTTCAATTCTTTCCAATCCAGTATCTAAACCAACTATTACATTCACACTTCTGGGTAATACCCGCACAGTTTCTTGGAATAGTTGCCCTACTTGTAGGGGGGTTTCTGGTTTAATTTTAGAGATTTGGGCTTTTGCTGTTAACCCAGTGCGCGATCGCAATATTAACTCCTCTCCTGTGAATACGGTAAACCGGGAATTAGCTCCATAGTTTTCTAAGACTTGTGGCGGTAATCCTGCTAAAAATAGTTGGGCTGTTCTACCATCATCTTCAATAACTCTAATCACTCCCTCCGCCCCAACTGTGCGGTTTGGTAGGAGTAAATTTTCCACAGTTAACGCTTTGGGTTGATTTTTCTGCTCACTCAACCATCCTGGCTGCTGATTGCTCCCCAGTTTATGCATATAGCTTCCCACATGGGAAAGGCTGAATTGAATTGTGGTTGCTGGTGTCGTTTCCCACAAGTATTGCGTTAAGGCGTAGGTAAATAACCCCGCACTAAACCCAGAAAATAAGATTTCCCTCGCTAACTGTTGAGTGTCAGAGGTCGCAGTCAACACAAGTTCATGAATGGGGCTGGAGTTTTGACTTCGGAGTTGTTGTAAAAACTCAAGTTCCTCTATTGCTAGTTGTGCTTCTGCTGATTCTGGACGGACGCGAATTCGCCATCCTGTGGGTTGGACTTTGCTCGGAGCATTATAGCTCGTATCCAATACAGCTGTTACTCGGTCTGTGGGGAGCGATCGCAACAATAGCCGGATTGTTTCTTCTAATATATAGTTGACTATTTCATCTTTTTGTGCATCTTGAGCATTAGCTGGAACCAAAGCATTCTGCACCGTATCGATAAATCTGCCCGATTTGATGCGCGTACCATAGCCACTAAAGTGGAATACAGCCACATCGCCAGCTTTCACTTGCTGTCCCAGGTGTGCCACAAAAGCCTCTTCAATCGATGTCCTGGTAGCTTTTTCTGCCGTTAAAGTCAGGATATCCGAGGCGACGAAGCCAAAACGATGAATTAACAGTTCTTTTTGCAGTTCCACATCGGTGAGACAACCACCCAATGCAGGACTTTTTTGATATTGATTAATGCCAATCAATAATGCTAATTTACGTTGACTAGGCTGTGCCAAAGCTTGAGAGTAGCGATCGCATAAAGTCAACCACTGAGCTTCAGTCACACCCAAGACCGCGAGTATTGAACCAATCCGTTGTAAAAAAGTCCGACGCTTCATAATTAGCCATCAGTCCTCAGCCCATCAGCTAACAGCTTATAGGGCTGAAGTCTGTAGTGTAAAGTTAAAGTTTATACAATTCGCTGATTAACAGTTAACAGTTATCAGTTATCAGTTATCGGTTAAGAGACATAATTGGATTTAAATCCCCCACCTTATGCCTTGATAAATGTCACTGTTAACTGTTAACTGTTCACTGATTTTTGCATAGCTCGCGCCAATTCTGCGGCTACTTCAGGACGGGAAAATTCTGGTGGTGGTAATTCACCCCGGCGCAGCATTTCTCTGACTTTGGTTCCTGAGAGGTGAACACGTTCTTCTGGCTTGCTGGGGCTAGTTTTAGTTGTCGCCATTTGTTTGCTGCGTGTGCAGTAGAAAGCGTGTTCAAACTTCATTGGTACAATACCCAATTCACCTGGCTCAAACTCCTCAAAGATGTATTGAGCATCATAAGTACCGTAATAATCACCCACACCAGCATGATCCCGTCCCACAATAAAGTGAGTACAACCGTAGTTTTTCCGGACTAAAGCATGGAAGATAGCCTCTCTTGGGCCAGCATAACGCATGGCAGCCGGATTAATTGCTAAAATCACTCGGTCTTGGGGATAGTGATGTTCGAGCAAAATTTCATAGCAGCGCATCCGCACATCAGCCGGAATATCATCTTCTTTGGTCGCTCCTACCAACGGATGCAAGAATAAACCATCGACGGTTTCCATAGCACACTTTTGGATATATTCGTGGGCGCGATGGATGGGGTTACGAGTTTGAAAACCAACGATAGTTTTCCAACCCTTTTCCCTAAACATCTGTCGTGAAGCTGCGGGATCGATTTGATAGGTGGGAAACTGGGAATGGGGATCGCGTTGTAATAGCCAAATGTCACCTGCAAGATTTACAGAACCCTGATTGTAGACTACTTGCACACCTGGATGTTTAGCGTCATCAGTGCGGTAAACATTAATCGCCTCTTGGGTTTTATCGTAGATATACTTTTGCGTCAGTTGCAAAACTCCGATAAATTCACCGTTGGCGTTATCCAGACGGATGAGGCCGCCTTCGGGGAGTGGTTCGGCTACTTCTTCTGTTACTGACAGTGTAATTGGTATTGACCACGCCAGTCCATTAGCAAGCCGCATTTCTTTGACTACGCGGGTGTAGTCTGACTGGTTCATAAAACCCGTGAGTGGACTAAAACCGCCGATAGCAATCATCTCTAAATCAGAAACCGCCCGCGCATCAAGTTGCACTCGTGGCAAAAAGTCGGCTTTTGAGAGAAATTCTGCCTTTTGTTCTGGTGTAGCGATACGGTTCACCAATTGTCCACCGTGGGGTGCAATGGCATCTGGATGTTGACTCAACGTAATCCCCTCTTTGACTTAACTGCAATTGTTTC
The window above is part of the Nodularia spumigena CCY9414 genome. Proteins encoded here:
- the sat gene encoding sulfate adenylyltransferase, with the protein product MSQHPDAIAPHGGQLVNRIATPEQKAEFLSKADFLPRVQLDARAVSDLEMIAIGGFSPLTGFMNQSDYTRVVKEMRLANGLAWSIPITLSVTEEVAEPLPEGGLIRLDNANGEFIGVLQLTQKYIYDKTQEAINVYRTDDAKHPGVQVVYNQGSVNLAGDIWLLQRDPHSQFPTYQIDPAASRQMFREKGWKTIVGFQTRNPIHRAHEYIQKCAMETVDGLFLHPLVGATKEDDIPADVRMRCYEILLEHHYPQDRVILAINPAAMRYAGPREAIFHALVRKNYGCTHFIVGRDHAGVGDYYGTYDAQYIFEEFEPGELGIVPMKFEHAFYCTRSKQMATTKTSPSKPEERVHLSGTKVREMLRRGELPPPEFSRPEVAAELARAMQKSVNS
- a CDS encoding caspase family protein produces the protein MKRRTFLQRIGSILAVLGVTEAQWLTLCDRYSQALAQPSQRKLALLIGINQYQKSPALGGCLTDVELQKELLIHRFGFVASDILTLTAEKATRTSIEEAFVAHLGQQVKAGDVAVFHFSGYGTRIKSGRFIDTVQNALVPANAQDAQKDEIVNYILEETIRLLLRSLPTDRVTAVLDTSYNAPSKVQPTGWRIRVRPESAEAQLAIEELEFLQQLRSQNSSPIHELVLTATSDTQQLAREILFSGFSAGLFTYALTQYLWETTPATTIQFSLSHVGSYMHKLGSNQQPGWLSEQKNQPKALTVENLLLPNRTVGAEGVIRVIEDDGRTAQLFLAGLPPQVLENYGANSRFTVFTGEELILRSRTGLTAKAQISKIKPETPLQVGQLFQETVRVLPRSVNVIVGLDTGLERIERVDATSAFAAINHVSTVVAGEQPADCVFGKLSETPSRYGLFTPGGKLIPNTSGESGEAVKLVVQRLMGKLPTLLAAKLWRLTENEGSSRLPVKATLEIVNNLSSRVVMQRETTRTLSAEHLQNKSLLTALSNPIVPIGSRMQYRLQNQSDRPIYLMLLGLKNNINAIAFYPWQSPEESTFFNSKPLFQQVVVAPGETLLLPKGVTASEWMIPGPAYECEHQMILSTAPFSETLGYLEKSKYPITDQRPFGALLKPLEIAQVLLQDLHNASAVKSEMNSTSTDSYVLDVKNWASFNFDFQVA